Proteins encoded in a region of the Streptomyces sp. NBC_01298 genome:
- a CDS encoding pirin family protein, whose product MPAVTVENPLTLPRVGEPAQETTARKVLAVTTAPGGFEGEGFPVRRAFAGINYQYLDPFIMMDQMGEVEYAPGEPKGTPWHPHRGFETVTYLIDGTFVHQDSNGGGGVINGGDTQWMTAGSGLLHIEAPPESLVVSGGLFHGLQLWVNLPASDKMMPPRYQDIGGGQVQLLSTPDGGALLRVIAGELDGHQGPGITHTPITMIHATVAPGAQITLPWREDFNALAYVLAGRGSVGEDRRPIQTGQTAVFGEGGSLTLRADEGQDSNAPGLEIVLLGGRPIREPMAHYGPFVMNSKHELQQAFDDFQAGRLGRIPTTERTGLGHRGTGEVAED is encoded by the coding sequence ATGCCTGCAGTGACTGTGGAGAACCCGTTGACGCTCCCGCGCGTCGGGGAGCCGGCCCAGGAGACGACCGCCCGCAAGGTGCTGGCCGTCACGACCGCCCCGGGTGGCTTCGAAGGCGAGGGATTCCCGGTGCGCCGTGCGTTCGCCGGGATCAACTACCAGTACCTCGACCCGTTCATCATGATGGACCAGATGGGCGAGGTGGAGTACGCGCCGGGCGAGCCCAAGGGCACCCCCTGGCACCCCCACCGCGGCTTCGAGACCGTCACCTACCTGATCGACGGAACCTTCGTCCACCAGGACAGCAACGGCGGCGGCGGAGTCATCAACGGCGGCGACACCCAGTGGATGACGGCCGGCAGCGGCCTGCTCCACATCGAGGCTCCGCCGGAGTCGCTCGTGGTGTCCGGCGGGCTCTTCCACGGCCTCCAGCTGTGGGTGAACCTCCCCGCCTCCGACAAGATGATGCCCCCGCGCTACCAGGACATCGGCGGCGGCCAGGTCCAGCTGCTCTCCACCCCGGACGGCGGCGCCCTGCTCCGCGTCATCGCCGGTGAGCTGGACGGCCACCAGGGCCCCGGCATCACCCACACCCCGATCACGATGATCCACGCAACGGTCGCACCCGGCGCGCAGATCACCCTCCCGTGGCGCGAGGACTTCAACGCCCTGGCGTACGTACTGGCCGGGCGCGGCTCGGTCGGCGAGGACCGGCGGCCCATCCAGACCGGGCAGACCGCCGTCTTCGGCGAGGGCGGCTCGCTGACCCTGCGCGCGGACGAGGGCCAGGACTCCAACGCCCCCGGGCTGGAGATCGTCCTGCTCGGCGGACGGCCGATCCGGGAGCCGATGGCGCACTACGGGCCGTTCGTGATGAACAGCAAGCACGAGCTGCAGCAGGCGTTCGACGACTTCCAGGCCGGCCGGCTGGGCCGCATCCCCACCACGGAGCGCACCGGCCTCGGCCACCGCGGCACGGGCGAGGTTGCGGAGGACTGA
- a CDS encoding ArsR/SmtB family transcription factor → MLRVHFEAEDLLNVTFASEPLPLVELALALVASQRTDQQAVFGRWRSLAARELPGRVRPLFDLLRPDGDNPHFVEPYARSLEEGLSVIRDRVPFLTPEGLARAATRAPGSPSWLRALWGQDREAWQQLDSAIRSAYDVLIAPQWPRIRQSFQADVAWRTRLLAAHGIKACLASTHPAADWSGLVFEVGRPPDYEVRLGGRGLVLMPSPFWTGRPLLDDTPDGTYVLLYPALTPLPLVSPDRADGALDALLGRTRAAVLQLLVQQRTTSELARDLDISLPSVSEHTRTLRAAGLITTARDGKAVLHSATALGVDLLHSGG, encoded by the coding sequence ATGCTGCGCGTGCACTTCGAGGCCGAGGACCTGCTCAACGTCACCTTCGCGAGCGAGCCGCTGCCCCTGGTGGAGCTGGCCCTCGCGCTCGTCGCATCGCAGCGCACGGACCAGCAGGCGGTTTTCGGCCGTTGGCGCAGCCTCGCCGCGCGGGAGCTGCCCGGGCGGGTGCGGCCGCTGTTCGACCTCCTGCGCCCCGACGGCGACAACCCCCACTTCGTGGAGCCGTACGCGCGCAGCCTGGAGGAGGGCCTCAGCGTCATCCGGGACCGGGTCCCCTTCCTCACGCCCGAGGGGCTGGCCCGCGCCGCCACCCGCGCGCCCGGGTCCCCGTCCTGGCTGCGGGCCCTGTGGGGGCAGGACCGGGAGGCCTGGCAGCAGCTCGACTCCGCGATCCGGTCCGCGTACGACGTGCTGATCGCCCCGCAGTGGCCGCGCATCCGGCAGTCCTTCCAGGCGGACGTGGCCTGGCGGACCCGGCTGCTGGCGGCCCACGGGATCAAGGCCTGCCTGGCGAGCACGCACCCGGCGGCGGACTGGTCGGGCCTGGTCTTCGAGGTGGGCCGGCCGCCGGACTACGAGGTCCGGCTCGGCGGGCGCGGGCTGGTCCTGATGCCCTCGCCGTTCTGGACGGGCCGCCCGCTGCTGGACGACACCCCGGACGGGACGTACGTACTCCTCTACCCGGCGCTGACCCCCCTCCCCCTGGTGTCCCCGGACCGGGCGGACGGCGCGCTGGACGCGCTGCTGGGGCGGACCCGGGCGGCGGTGCTCCAGCTGCTGGTCCAGCAGCGGACCACCTCCGAGCTGGCCCGCGACCTCGACATCAGCCTCCCGTCGGTCTCGGAGCACACCCGCACCCTGCGCGCGGCGGGCCTGATCACCACGGCCCGCGACGGCAAGGCCGTCCTGCACTCGGCGACGGCCCTGGGCGTGGACCTCCTCCACAGCGGCGGCTGA
- a CDS encoding SseB family protein, with amino-acid sequence MYGYDQNVSAGQQGGYAQPQQGYAQQQQPPLYPEPSPPSLADAVRAFTTGSLSAEDFQQIFASSKVYCPRGDTPGFLALHNTQQPVIPMFTTLKELRRYAGKESKYFVITGAEVIDLLPTGYGFVLDMEGDHRMVFDAKAVEQMVDFAMRRMYG; translated from the coding sequence ATGTACGGCTATGACCAGAACGTGAGCGCGGGGCAGCAGGGCGGCTACGCCCAGCCCCAGCAGGGCTACGCGCAGCAGCAACAGCCGCCGCTGTACCCCGAGCCCTCGCCGCCCTCCCTCGCGGACGCGGTACGCGCCTTCACGACCGGGTCGCTGTCCGCCGAGGACTTCCAGCAGATCTTCGCCTCCTCGAAGGTCTACTGCCCGCGCGGCGACACCCCAGGCTTCCTCGCGCTGCACAACACCCAGCAGCCGGTCATCCCGATGTTCACCACGCTCAAGGAGCTCCGCCGCTATGCCGGCAAGGAGTCCAAGTACTTCGTGATCACCGGCGCCGAGGTGATCGACCTGCTGCCCACCGGCTACGGCTTCGTCCTCGACATGGAGGGCGACCACCGGATGGTCTTCGACGCGAAGGCGGTCGAGCAGATGGTCGACTTCGCCATGCGCCGCATGTACGGCTAA